From the Trifolium pratense cultivar HEN17-A07 linkage group LG4, ARS_RC_1.1, whole genome shotgun sequence genome, the window taaaattattaaaataaatgataGCAACCAATGGTCCACCCTACTAACCGGTTATATACAGTTGATTATTTCTTCTGTCTcaaatctttagtctttttattattttagttttgtcctaaaactttagtccttttaagaaACTAATATACATTTAGTGatactttaccatttgtacccttaaTAAAgttaaatcattaattaaatatattttctcttacttaataaagtaagggtaaaaatgactttacttatcatttcttaatctccgtaCAAAACTCCAAAATGACTAAaattttgggacgaagggagtaattaacaattgaattgatttgttatttaaattcttactttgaactattttttttgtcagcAGGTTTTAAATTTCACCcataagatgaataagtgatatGATCGAAATTTGAACTTCAACttcctacatatatatataatataatgtctactaactgagttaaactcacgtgACACTAAtttgaaacatttttattaGGTTCATCTTcaatattatgtttttataatcaatatatattcatatatagTTAGGTCAATTTGACACTATATCTTATCTTAATCTCATCCTTTTGTGACACTTTCCGTTGGTGACGGAATAGTAACCTAGAAGTTTgtacagtatttttttttttttaactctgaCAAATGTCATGTGAGTGTGGGGTCCACTCTACcctttttataaaacaaagtaGTAAAATTTCATTACAAAGCAAAGAGTTTTCAGTCAAAAGAAAGAACACATTAACATGTAAATTTTGAAACCTGGTTCATGCACCAGCATTCAACCAATCTTTCTAACCCATCCATTATGTGGTCCCTCTTTTATTGTCAACCATTGATCTTAAATGCTTCTacctttgaccttttttttagctatatagatagatagatcaATGGTGGATTTGTAATTAACCCTTCTTAGACGTAACCCCACACATCATGGGCGGTTTTGATCCATCGgtgataataataattgttaaatatattttttataggattagttttcaCGGTTGTAGGTGGAGAATAATCTAATAAAAATTTACTATAAAGTTTACTATAATTATGATTATGGAGAGAGTAGTCTTAGTGATATAATTTGGGATTCAAGTATTATGATGGATATCTAAAGTTCATTTTATCTATGaattttcttttactattttGCTAAATCACTTCATTTTTATACCTATATCATGAAATTAATTATATCAAATGGTAAACTAATCGAAGCTCATAAATTCGTTGAATTAaatttggtttagtggtgaaaATTTTTGAAAGTATATTAGAGATTCTAGGTTTGACCCTCAAACTGAAATATATCACTCCAAAAGTATAATTCAATAGTATAGATTTAGACAAAAGTTTCACGCATTTACGAAACAACACATTCATTTGTAGTTGTTAAATAAATATCGAACAATCTAAATTTTAAGATCAGATAGATCTTATTGCAATGAACACGGATATATTAAATACATAATGGTCAAAGATATCAACTATATTAACTATAGTAAAACTTATTTCCAATTGTACCCTCcctaacaaacaaaaacaagtaaCATTTTGTCTAcaataaaactaataataattttggatgACAAGTTGCTATAAAAAGGCCTTCCACTTACACTGAGCCTGCAGGCAGCTATAGATATTGTTGTTGGTCGGTTATCATAATACATAATCTATCTTTCTATCTTCTGCACTCTCACTCACCTCATTCATTCTAcacttataatatttttatttatatattctttCACTCCCTTATCTTTCTGATCAAACAAACCCTACTTTCACACCCTCCTCTGCACCTCCCTCCCATACTCTGCACCTCCCTTTTCTCACCATCATTCATGGATGTAGACATAGTGAAAACTTCTAGTGATGGTAGCATGGACATGATATCAATGATGATGCAAATGGAAAAGTTTCCTGATCAATTCTCTGAACCTTTTTACAACATTCCCACTACTTACCAAGAAATCATCACCACCAACAATAACACTGTTCCATTATTTAACCAAAATGCACTATCATCTCATTCTCCACAAACTTTGAATAATATTGATCAAAATCTACACTCCAATGTCAACTTCCAACAACATTTGAATATCTCACCATCAACTCTTCAAACCAACTCTTCATCATTTCCTTACTCGAACTACTCGAATTCTTCTGATAAGAAGAATTCGATGGCAGCGATGAGGGAAATGATATTTAGGATAGCCGTGATGCAACCTATACATATTGATCCGGAATCAATTAGGCCACCGAAGAGAAGGAATGTGAAGATATCGAAGGATCCACAAAGCGTAGCAGCGCGACATAGAAGGGAAAGGATAAGTGAGAAGATAAGGATATTGCAAAGATTAGTACCTGGTGGAACAAAAATGGACACTGCTTCTATGTTAGATGAAGCTATACATTATGTGAAGTTTTTGAAGAAACAAGTTCAAACATTGGAACAAGTAGGTGCTAATAATAGATCATCACAATTGTCACATAACATTGGTGGTGGTGTTATGAACAATTTTAATGTGAATTATTCTAGTTTGATGATGAAGGGTTGTCAACCTTTTCAAATGGTGGGGTCTACTTCTAAACAATTGCTTAGCTAGGTTGatgagaaaatatttgaaattaaaatgtatTAAGATTTAAGACATGTGATTTAATTTGCTTAATTGTTAATTTATGATGTAGTGTTAATTATTGGtgcatggtttttttttttccatgtttgtGATTGTAATTTCTGATTGATTAAAAGGGAGCAGAAAGAAATGAAGTATAATTGTAATAAGCTATGTTCCAcatttttatttcattgtttatttttaaattttagtttcaTGAGATGGCTACATTGCATTGCACGCATCCACACGTTAATGTAATCAATGAAAGAATGTTATTGTAGTAGTTGTaccaaatataataaaattttataaaaagatcaagaaaaaaataatgttgaaaaatagtTGAGGTTTTAGACTTTTAGtgcataaaataaacaaatagatGTGTATTTTCTCTAATTTATACAGCTATTAAACACGATGTGTGTTCAAATAATTGGGGTTTTAGACTTTTAGAGTAGTATTTTCTCTAATCTAGCTAGTTCCGGTTGAATTGGAGATGGTCAACACAATCTTCAAAATTATTCTTGTAGCAAGGGGAAAGGGGACCATATATAGTACGTTTTATGAGCGATGAACCTAGGGGTCagcatttagtcaaaaaaaaaaaacctagggGTCAGCATGAACCCGAGACACGACTCGAAACCGATATAACCGACAACACATTGAAGCATTCTGTCGGGTGCGGGTCGGGTCTCGGGTCAACAAATTACGAAAAACCGGACATGAACGGTTGCATACGGGCAGGTGcgggtctctaaaattctatctctccataaccgaaaccgaccgaacaatcattagatgcaaattaatttttttccttctctccctTTCAATCTAATATactcttctctttgttatttttattcatctttgatataagataaaaatgctatattttacaaaattaataatacgGTGATAAAGAAGGTGggaaaaatattctaatatatattctagatctattttaatttctacgtctcttctacttgatattttattgtctttagatctacatattgaaataaagtaactgcatctaaccctctttgttttttaatttacttcgtctatcttttgttgcattgtgtacgaggtattaaactattcgaaaattaggaatttttggaTAATGGAGGAGTTTTAGATATAAACAAAGTTTCGATCTAAACCGTAATAACCGACTCGTTCAACCCGCCACCCGTATGACCCGAACCCGAACAAACCGAAGATATAGACGGTCGGAATTGGGTCCATATTAAATGGTTGCGGTTTTTATCGATTTAGTGATTTTCGATCAGAACccgaccgaaaccgaccgatgcTCACGCCTAGATGAACCTTTAGATTGTTTGTATATATGGTCTTTTATGATTACAAGAGAACTATTTCTGTTTGAATATAATGTACTAAtaataaagagaaaaattcgaataaaaattattctctatttaaattttaaataataataataatagtcatTTTTATAACCAATactatgtataaaaaaattagcacaataataatagttataataataataataataataataataataataataataataataataaaaatgagcATTTAATTGatctatttaattaaaattttgaggccTCCATAAATTGGAGGTCCGGTGTGTAGGGCAGCTGCACTTATTTGTGGCCGGCCTTGATGATTATATATGTgcatgtatttttatttttattttatcatttttggtTTGTGTTGAATATCCATTGTGCTCCCTCCTCTTAAttcaaaattctatttttttacggAAGATGTTTAGACTCGTCACACTTTATTGTTGGGAGCATAACCTTTGGTATAAGTGTCAAAGGGGTGGTCGTCTGGAAGGGTATCAtcatcctttttttttctttttcttattcttcttcatTGGGTGACGAATGTTCGGATTTTTTTGTAGTACGAGCAACTTGAAGAAGCCTTTAGTAGCGACATTACTTCCTCCATATTTCAGCGTGGGAGGATTGTAAGTTCCATCTATTCTTAGGGTGATTTTCGAGCCTCACAGAACGATCACATACAGGTCAAATTTGTCTACCAATTTGCGAGGAGCTATATGCTCCCGTCAAACTGTATTTTACGTCTGACGCGCCACTAAACTATTCTATATATATTGGCCAGTTTAGACAAAattgtttgaattttaattttttggtctACCAGTTTGCGAGGGGCAAAACCCCTGTCGAATtgcaaaattttcaaaaattttcgTAGTTGTTTTCCTATGAGTATGCTCCTCGCAAAATGCAATTATCTCCCATCGCTTTGATTTAGGAAGGGTTTAAATGGAAGGGTTTAAAAAGGTCTCCCCGTCTATGCCCCTATTCATATTGAATTCTTTTGTCTAAAACATCCTTTAACAAGTACTTAcatgcatgtgagtagtgtgtaAACATTCTGAAATCCGCTGTTTTCATTTCGAAATTTTACCCCATATTCTAAATTTTGTTctataaaagaaaaatggattcttttacaaaaaattatttgatttggtCGTGGTACGTACGGAGATTTGGGTAAGATATAAACTTATTAATTAGAGTACTAGTACGTATCATCTTCTTGTTAAATTTGATTTGCTTGatctaattaaaataaagtattaATGATTTTGGAGCTCGTACGTATGTAATCATAAAAGTCAAATACTAGTGTATTTTAGACATAAAGTTGTAATAAAAGACACTAtccttttattatatattatcttCTCTTGTCTCTTTTGCACCAGCTATACAACCCATACTTCTTTAGTTGTTCGATCTTTTGCAAAGGGAGAAGTAGGTTGCCTCCTGCAGCAAGGTCGAATAATTTACGTGTTCATGTTCCAAGGATCATGCCTCAAGAAATATATCaaaccaatattttttaaaaataaataaaaaaattcttaatgaTCAAGCTAAGATAAATAAAGGGTTAAATAAGCTTGTaatatcaataaatatatcatattttgtttttggtcatctaaattttttttagtaagttTTGATTCTCTAAATATGTTTTATCGGAatttttaatctctatttttAAGTTAATTCACGTGGaccttttatattttttaatgagagtttatattcatgtttgtaatattataataattgtttaatagaaattgaattatatataaattattaagcacaaaaaatttaaaaatacaaagcacacttataaaaataaattaaaaactttttttttatataaaataaattttggatTAGAAAATATTGTCTCAATCCacaataaaaatcataaaattcaaagcacacttataaaaatatttatatttacattCCTCCAAAAGCACTAATTAAACTTGAGacttttcaaatctttttgtaTCATTAGATCAAGCTTTAGAGTTaggtcaattttttaataaataaataaataattctcTTAATGATCAagctaagaaaaataaatgagataTAGTGAAAATATGTGAGATATGGACAAGGCACAATTGATCTAGATAGTGAATTCGACCCATGTGAGATATTCCACTAGGGTCCCGACACCCCAAAATTGAGAtgagatttttaattgtttttatttattggaGAATAAAGACTAAAGAGCAAATACCAATCTACAACCTACAATCATCTGCATGCATTATCTCTACGCATTCTTTGGTGCATTGTATTTGAATCCTACTCTGACAAATTCTTCTTTCTTATCATTCTATTCCAATTCATATAACCATTTTCTATATATAATGTATATATGCCACAACCACCCACTATAATTTtcttactaattaattaatatttatttattggattAAAAGCACAGTATTGTTCTATGTTTCAATGAATACATATCGACATAAAGGTTAAAACGCACCTAACTAAATATAATACATGATGATTTGATTACTTTTGAGGATAATATATGAAAACAACCAACTTTTTAAAAGATATATGATTTAggtaattagattttttttagtatattcaaattcaaaccgatttaaattgaaaagagaaaaaatgaaaTCTTGAATTTTAGTCAGTGTAATGTTTTTTTCTGGTCATAAAGATGTAATGTTTTTGTTGATTGGTTGATGGCACGAGAAAAGTGATTTTGgctttgtttgattaaaaaaaatggagaattAACAAGTTAGCCGATAGTTTATTGTTTATGGCCGATGTCTGATAGATTATAGCTAATTAAaatgtttagtaaaattaataGTTTAACTAGCTGATAATTGTATAATGAcattcttaataataataaaatttatgctgtcaaaaaattaataataataaaatttataccGTATCTctactactaataataatatattaaaattgattaccaccaaagttactaatttatccttattacttttaaccacgttgcaagttttatatccttcattgtaatttcactaaaaaaatttaaaaaaaaaaaaaaaatatatatatatatatatatatatatatatatatatatagagagagagagagagagagagagagaaagaatataagataaataaaaaataaagatgatatgcttaaatatataaacaaaacagattatagattggAACAAAACAGAATAAtttatactcataaaaataacaacaaaacagattaatacgatcaactcaataatctattaaaagaaagaaaaaaagaataaaaaatgaattaaaaaaattatagaaaaaataagatgaatatgcataaaattatgaatatataaatagaaacaatgttttactattaactattaataataatataataaagttaattattatcaaatttactaaattatcctaaatatttctaatcaaatttctaattttttattaaaaaatatacacggaaCTATTATTTGTGATGGatacataaaaaaatggataatttgtcattgataattataatcaaatttattcatttaataaattttacaaaaaatagcacaaCTCCTTTTTTCGGGTCTCTTGCTTTTGtgcaaatttttattttaaaatttctttctTTATCCTTTTTAAAAGCGTTTCATAgtttttaattcaaaaacatgttatttgtcaaaaaaaaaatcaaaaacatgTTATAATTCATTCATATATTTGAGTCTAAACTATGATTGTATGATCatacaatttttaaaagatcaatttttaaaaattatatattttccaTATTAtaatgaacaatttttttttgttattatattatagaTAAAAAAAGTTATCACTCATTTTAAGAATTAGTGTGACATTTAAAGTAGATTCTCTTATTACAACActtgcgtttgattcgtaaagaCCGTACAGAACAGCACAAGACAAAACAAGATAATATATAACAGGACAAATCTATATCAGAGAGATATgagacgataatatttttatattcaaaaataaaatgagtattttcgtattttttacagttgtactgtggacaataAGTTTTTGTCCTGTCGCTtcctacctaatttgtccagtcccatagCCATTTTCAAATCAAATAGGGTGTAACAAAAGTTGTTCAGTCCCctgttttttagcagatcaaacacaatagtttaacaatattatataacaaatttttaaatattttattttaaataaattttctaccataatataatgacaaacttaaatatcgaataaaagtaaATGACCCGTGCaaatgcacgggtctttaaactagtttaagatagtaatttaaatttattaatgtaatatatcatttttttgacaaaaatgatTATATCATTCATATATTACTCCCTTCGTTTCAGTTTTTTTAAGAGTCATTTTAGAATAGTAACACTAAATTaacaaagtgtatttttgcaccttatctttctattataccctaattttaattgaacaatatcaaatgattttaaatttttctaaattttttatggatgatctatatgatataaactttcaatccaacaataaattttataaaatttatattcgatagatcacttgtccacgcaTTAGCCCTAAATGAGATGTCAATATTTGGTATTTTCATGAATATTTGAAAGTTAGCTCTCAAATTAAAGTGGGCAAAGCCAGAATCTCAGGTGTGAAAGATACAATAGATAATTAGTGGATAGGGTTTTAAATTGCTATTAGCACCCCGTCCCCGAAAAATGCTATTATGTAAAAAATCACATGATAAATGAAAAATCATACATTTAATTTGATGAATATCTCTCTCACACACATGCACACATCACACTCAGACAACAAAATCataaatgaaaaatcaaatatatgtaaaaaatatttatttatatagacAAAAAGAGGATAAATGTAGCATATTGTAATTccaggcaaaaaaaaaaaaatctcaaatcaCATATTTCTAgtaaatgaaaaagaagataGTGAAAAATTCGAGTGAATGATGATCTTCTCTCTAAAGACTAATGATGTCTATAAGTTATGATGTAACCTACTATAGCGATGACAAAATGAAGTGATCTACTATGTTTAGGCCCACCCCACTTTTATATGTCGAAAACAGGTAAATCATGACAAACCTACTTATGAAATAGATTTAAAAATGCCACCGCCTTGCCCCTTGGCGAGGCGACccatcaaataaatttttacatttttattcaaATGAATCATAAAAGTTCATAATTGTTGTTCTTAtgaccaataaaaaaaacatgggCTAAATGAAGATGTCGAGTTTAAAACATCAACTCAACCCGTCTAAAATAGTGGGTTAAATGGCCTGACCCATCAGACTAAACCTGTTTTGTCGCCGTTACAAAAATACTAGtaataaattttcaaaaatataatttcatgGATAAACAACCATTTTTGTTTCCGCATGTGAAAAACGGTGTATCAAGATTGAAAATAcatactctattttttttttttttgggtaaataggTTTTTAACCTCGTGCAAAGTAGGCGAGTTTTGGTTTACCCCCctacaaattttatatttttggattACCCACCTGTAATGTGAAGATTCTCAGGTTCACTCCCTCATGAAAAACGTTGACCTAAGATTCCCAAAAATGACGAAGTGGCATGGTCAGTCAGGGGGTAACCAAACTCGCTAACATTACAAGGGGCAAAATGACAGAATCTTAAGTCAACATTTTGGTTattacatctttttttttttactcatttaaattCTCAAATGTATTTTTCAATTTAGTGTAGGCCTGATTGTGCTGTGAGATTTTTATGTCTGGCTGAATCAAGATATGATTTTACATTTACaattaggggtgtacatgggttgggcaaatccggtcgacccggtcaaacccacccaacccaacccaaaaaagtcggttgggtcgggcaagtgggtggatatggatttcaaaaatgaaaaacccattaaaaaaattgggtttcgggtaaaaccggacccaacccaaaaaacctactaacccactagtgctatgtttcttgaaatttttttatgaaaatactaaagattttttcatttgattattaaatattttttatattgaaaatgagttatattattttttacgaaaataaaaatgattgaataatttttataaacaaatatgataacttgtcgcattattttttaaaaatttaaaaaatttgaataattttcataaacaaatatagtgattcatggtttagtcatttgatattaaaaaaagcaaaaaaatcatttggataacacgctatccagcccgtaaattagtagatttacacacaaaaatgggtgattattttttatagtgaaaaaaagttaccctatttttcaagaagatacattgattgagttattttttatgagaaaatatgacgattcaatatttagatatttaataaaaaaaatagaaaaataatttgggtaacccacaacccaacccaatccaacccggaaattagtggatttacccaacccggcccaatgttataacgggttgttattttactaaacccaacccggagtaccatatgtggtttgggttttggttttggccaaacccaacccaatccggcccacgtacacccctattTACAATAATGCTACAAATACAAACTTCTCAAAATCACAACAAAAACATGAAACCAAACATCTTATTAGTCTATAAAGTTTAAAAACATCTTATTGGTTGTGCTATGAGATTTTTACGTCTGGCTGAATCAAGATATGATTTTACATTTACAATGATGCTACAAATACAAACTTCTCAAAATCATAACAAAAACATGAAACCAAACATCTTATTAGTCTATAAAGTTTAAAAATAGAAGAGACTTCTAAGATTTGTCAGCAATTTCAATACATCCAAAGACTATAATGACAACACTGTAAAACAACTGTAAAAAATTGGgttaacatatttttttgtcatcttaaatatattaactttcATCTTTAGCTTATCTAAAAAATTTCCTTCGAACTTTGATCTCAataaatttttgatttttttaattttagtccttgtttattttcaaaaattcatATAATATGTTCCAAATATCTTTTTTGATGACATATCAttattaaaacttttaaaaaaatataatatgtattttaacaatttaatctttaatttaaaattataaattaataaatattaaaaactaaatagctaatgttttaaattaataatttttttaagatctttcttaatatgtcataaaaaattacttgaaagttgaaacataTTAcataatcctttttttttaaaaaaaatagactaaaatttaaaataaagatttttaAAGGATTAAAGTccgaatatttttatttttttgaatgcaTTCGAAAACATTTctttaaagaattaaaattgaaaatatatgtaGAGAAATATTCCatagaattaaaattaaatatttagttGTTCATACACTTGCTAGGGCGGTCAATGTTTgggctagtttccatagatttaagattattttatgtattgaacatttatttgttaatgatatgaattaagtttgtttggttaaaaaaaataaaaataaaaaatatatatatatagagaaatCGAAAAATAATTCAACTCGGGTTTGCAAAGCCCCGGTTAATTTCTAAGCCGAACCGTTTGGACCGGTTCACTACTAAGCCGAAGTGGATGTGTTGGCACAAAACAAAACCTGTTACCGTGAGACATGCAGAGGGAACGAGAGAGGGAGTGGCATGGAAATAGCGAGCGTGTTCTTCGATTAGGGTTTTGATTTTTCCCCCAATACTAAATCCCAAGGTGAGTGAGTGCGTAATAATCCACTGATTTCATCTCAattattgcttttttttttttaatttaattttcttctttGAGTTGCAAATTGAAACGCAGTTGATTTGAAGCCCCCTTCAAAACCTGAAAATTTTCATCTCGTaaatgatgataatgatgaagaaaattgtgtgtgAGATAGAAGTGTTTTTGTTATGTGCAGGGAGCGAGTGTGAGGGATTTAGAGAGAGAGGAGTGGAGAAGAATTCGAGAGagatttttttcctatttatttttcaatttttagggATTGCGTTTCCTTGATCCttattcaaattt encodes:
- the LOC123921337 gene encoding transcription factor HEC2-like produces the protein MDVDIVKTSSDGSMDMISMMMQMEKFPDQFSEPFYNIPTTYQEIITTNNNTVPLFNQNALSSHSPQTLNNIDQNLHSNVNFQQHLNISPSTLQTNSSSFPYSNYSNSSDKKNSMAAMREMIFRIAVMQPIHIDPESIRPPKRRNVKISKDPQSVAARHRRERISEKIRILQRLVPGGTKMDTASMLDEAIHYVKFLKKQVQTLEQVGANNRSSQLSHNIGGGVMNNFNVNYSSLMMKGCQPFQMVGSTSKQLLS